The genomic segment TGAACGTGAGTTGGAGGGATCCCCCGCCAGGgggcccgggccgggcccgcggAGGGTCCCGAGCCGGCCGAGGGCGCTGCTCGGGGGGCTCTGGGGAACGGGGGAGGGCTGAGGACCCTTCACACCCCCCTGCGCTCTCTCCCCTCACAGAAATATTACCCCCCGGACTTCGACCCAGCGAAGATCCCGAAGCTCAAACTCCCCAAGGACCGTCAGTACGTGGTGAGGCTGATGGCCCCCTTCAACATGAGGTGAGAGGGGACGGGCACCGCGGGGGGGTTTGGAATGGCGCGGGTTGGGAGGCACCTTAAAGCACGTCCAGCTGTGCCAcgggacacctcccgctatcccagggtgctccagcctggcctgggacacttccagggatggggcagccacagcttctctgggaaatgaattccagcccctcaccaccctcccagggaaagaATTGCTTCCATATATCCCATCTAtccttgcctttttttagtttaaacactaggttgcccagagaagttgtggctgccccattcctgggagtgtccaaggccaggctggagaagggaagggtccagggagaccttggagcccctttcagggcctaaaggggctccaagagagatggagagggatttgggacaagggctggagggacaggacacagggaatggcttcaaagtgaaagaagggaaatttagatgggatattgggaaggaattcctccctgtgagggtggggagggtctgggatggaattcccagagaagctgtggctgcctcatccctggaagtgtccaaggccaggttgaatcaacctgggctagtggaaagtgtccctgcccatggcagggattggcactggatgggctttaaggtcccttccaacccaacccattccatgaatctgtgatttttggggctgttttATGAGGAGCCCCTAAACCCCCAAACAACCATCGCTCAAACCGCCGCCGGAAATCCCGTGGGTTTGACCTgtttaatcccttttttttttttttttgtgctgtgggATGGACTTTTCCCTTGTCCTTTTTGCCAGGTGCAAGACCTGTGGGGAGTACATCTACAAGGGGAAGAAGTTCAACGCCCGGAAGGAGACGGTGCAGAACGAGGTGTACCTGGGGCTGCCCATCTTCCGCTTCTACATCAAGTGCACCCGCTGCCTGGCTGAGATCACCTTCAAGGTGACACCCCCGAGGGGTCTTCTGGGCTCCCACcctctggggagcaggggcagcacctgagggagcagctggagctgtgccagggcagggtttggTGGGATATCAGGGAATTTTTCCCCCcggagggtggtggggcactgaccaggcttcccagggcagtgggcacagccccaaggctgccagagctccaggagggtttggatgatcctctgagggattgttggggtgtcctgatGATCCCTGGGGGTGCCTTTCTGCTCAGAATATTCCAGGATTCTACAGAAATCCTGCTGTATCGTTGCTGtggatgtttctgtgtttgtagGGGACAAATCAAGCCCCAGCTCCTTAAATAAagaggggcagggggtggagaagagcaaaggaaaaccCTGGAGAACATGTCCAGAACTCTTGGACAACGCTCAGAGGGAcgggggggatttggggtgtcctgggcaggaccaggagttggactggatgaccctTGTGGGACCCTTCCCACTCAGAATATTCCAGGATTCTCTGAATAAATCCAGTCTCCAACTCTGTCTTATCCATTCCCCTCCCACTTGCTTTTGTCAGTCCAGGGATTGTGCTTTACCCTGTAGAATTCCTGAtaaattccagctgctctgaaatCCTTCTCTGCTCCATGTCCCccatttttccatgaaaatgcCCCTCCATCTCCCCCAGCTTtgaggggcagggggtggagaagaacaaaggaaaattatGGGGAACATCATTTTGTTGTCCAGAACTcttggacaacgctctgagggacagggggggattgttggggtgtcctgggcagggcctgGAGTTGGgctgatgatccctgtgggaccattccatgattccatgccATTCCTGCCCCCCTGGGGTTGGGGTGTCCCAGCAAACACTGagcccaatatcccatctatccctgctttcttttaatttaaaaactaagttgcccagagaagctgtggctgccccatccctggaagtgtccaaagccaggttggagaagggaaggctccagggagaccttggagccccttccagggcctaaaggggctccaggagagctggagagggatttgggatgagggctggagggacaggacacagggaatggcttcaaagtgaaagaggggGGGTTTTGGTGTCTCCTCCCTTCTCGGGGCAGTTGGAAGCTCTGGAGTGTCCCACCCCCCCATGGATGGGCTGTTTCCAGCCAGTTTCCCTCATGGAACTCAGGGAATGTGTGGCTCTGGAAGTGGCTGGGGTTCAGTACAGTGATTTTTCCATTGTTTCCCCCTCAGACAGACCCCGAGAACACGGATTACACCATGGAACACGGAGCCACTCGCAACTTCcaggcagagaagctgctggaggaggaggagaagaggctgcagaaggagagggaggaggaagagctcaACAACCCCATGAAGGTACAAGAGCTGAAGGAAAacctcccccctgccctgcctggcttCCCCCAGCCACACAAGTGACCTCGTCCTGCCCAAAAATCGGGATGAGGGGGATCCTCTTgtgctccctggagctgctggggggggtcactgctggcacatcccagctcGTCTCCTCTCCCCCAGGTCCTGGAGAACAGAACCAAGGACTCCAAGCTGGAGATGGAGGTTCTGGAGAACctgcaggagctgaaggagctCAACCAGCGCCAGGCCAACGTGGACTTCGAGGCCATGCTGAAGCAGTACAAGGAGTAcgaggaggagcagaggaggagggagcaggaggaggatgagcaGGAGATGAAGTGAGcgggctgggaatgctgggagtGGGATCAGCCAGGCCCAGGAGCTtggtgggagggatggggaagggtttggggaCAGCTTTGTTGTGGCAGAGTGGGAAAGGGTTTGGTGTCACTGCTCCACCCAGCAGGGAAATGGGAGGAGGGACGTGGAGATGATTCcaaggctggagccaggctgggagagctgggggggttcacctggagaagaggaagttccagggagacctgagagccccttgcagggcctaaaggggctccaggagagctggagagggacttgggataagggatggagggacaggacacagggagtggcttcaaagtgaaagaagggaaatttaggtgggatattgggtgggaattcctccctgtgagaatcgagaggggctggaatggaattcccagagaagctgtggctgccccatccctgggagtgtccaaggccaggctggagaagaaaaggctccagggagacctgagagccccttccagggcctaaaggtgctccaggagagctggagagggacttgggacaagggctggagggacaggacacagggaatggcttcccactgccagagggcagggttagatgggatattgggaaagaattcttccctgtgagggcagggaggccctggaatggattttCCAGAGGATGCttcatccctgggagtgtcccaggccagcttggagcaccctgaggtggtggaaggtgtccctgcccatggcagggggtggaaatggatctttaagatccttccaacccaaaccattccatgattccgtgagatctgggctgctggaggggaaGTGTCCTCACCTGGAAGGagtttctgctcctgctgctcagaacCTTCCGGCATTCccgaaaaaaaaccccaggaaggTGCATCCCACGGCACtgctggaggctggaggaggtggcagtggAACAGCCCCAGCCCTCAGTGTGGCCCCTCTCCCACAggtccatgctggagcaggcccAGAACCGGCGGCTCCTCGTGGATTCCGACTCCGACGAGGAGGCGGCGAAGCCGCGCCCGAAACCCGCGGGCACCAACCCCACGGACATCCTGCAGGAGgtgaggggggagaggggcctgcacacagcccagctgctcccccaGCTTGGCCAGGGGCCTGGAGCCCACATCCAGCTGGGATCCACCATCCTGGAGCCCAAATCCAGCCCAGATCCCCCATCCTGGAGCCCAAATCCAGCCCAGATCCCCCATCCTGGAGCCCAAATCCAGCCCAGATCCCCCATCCTGGAGCCCAAATCCAGCCAAGATCCTCCATCCTGGAGCCCAGATCCCCCATCCTGGAGCCCAAATCCAGCCCAGATCCCCCATCCTGGAGCCCAAATCCAGCCCAGATCCCCCATCCTGGAGCCCAAATCCAGCCCAGATCCCCCATCCTGGAGCCCAAATCCAGCCCAGATCCCCCATCCTGGAGCCCAAATCCAGCCCAGATCCCCCATCCTGGAGCCCAAATCCAGCCAAGATTCTCCATCCTGGAGCCCAGATCCCCCATCCTGGAGCCCAAATCCAGCCAAGATCCCCCATCCTGGAGCCCAAATCCAGCCCAGATCCGCCATCCTGGAGCCCAAATCCAGCCCGGATCCCCCATCCTGGAACCCAAATCCAGTGTCCTGGAGCTGCGGGTTCCTGTTGTATCCCTACTCTCAGTGCCCCTGGAGCCCAAATCCAGCCCCAATCCTGTGTCCTGGAACCCAAATCCAGCCCCAATCCGTTGTCCTGGAGCCCAAATCCAGCCCCAGTCCTGTGTCCTGGAACCCAAATCCAGCCCAAATCCAGTGTCCTGGAACCCAAATCCTGTGTCCTGGAGCCCAGATCCAGCCCAGATCCTGTGTCCTGGAGCCCAGATCCAGCCCAGATCCTGTGTCCTGGAGCCCAAATCCAGCCCAGATCCTGTGTCCTGGAGCCCAGATCCAGCCCCAATCCTGTGTCCTGGAGCCCAGATCCTGTGTCCTGGAGCCCAAATCCAGCCCCAGTCCAGTGTCCTGGAGCCCAAATCCATCCCCAATCCTGTGTCCTGGAGCCCCAAACCATCCCCAATCCTGTGTCCTGGAGCCCCAAACCATCCCCAATCCTGTGTCCTGGAGCCCCAAACCATCCCCAATCCTGTGTCCTGGAGCCCCAATCCAGCCCCAATCCAGTGCCCCCGGAGCCCGTCATGGATGAGCAGCTCCCAAAGCCGTGTCCCTGTGCACTGGGCTGGAAGGAGCCCGGGGATCCAGGGGGTGATTTTAGGCCGTGGCTGCTGAcaaaggcaggcagggagagctgcccccccccctcccttccctcccctcccagctcaggccgtgccctggggctgctccaggcgGGATTTCAGCCCTCAGGGGAACCAACAGCCCCTCCCTGGGATGTGTTTTTGGCAAAAGAGGCCGAACAAAAGAGCTTTGAGTGGCCTGGTTGTGAGGGAGGGATTATCCCAGAGCCaggcccctgccctgctgctccctgtctgcAGGGACCCGTGTCTGCCCGCAGCAATCAAAGCTGCTGCGGCTTTAAACCGGGTTTGGGGTTAATCCCAGCCGTGTTCCCTGGCCCAGCACTAATCCCAGAGCCCGGAGAGGGGGGGTTGGATTGGTTGGATTCAGTGCCTGGACcacctgcaggcagcagggcagggctggggcagcccctggggccGCTCCTGCCCTTCCAGGGAGCTGATggaaaaagggggagagaggCTTTGGCACGGGCAGAGAGGGATAGGGCACAGGGGGGTGGGTTTAGACTAAAAGAGGGCAAGGGtaggtgggattttgggaaggaattcctggctgggaggatggggaggggctgggatggatttcccagagaaactgtggctaccccatccctggaagtgtccaagggcaggttggagaagaggaggcttcagggagacctgagagcccctttcagggcctaaaggggctccaggagagctggagagggacttgggataagggctggagggacaggacacagggaatggcttcaaagtgaaagaagggaaatttagatgggatattggaaaggaattcctggctgtgagggtggggaggggctgggatggaattcccagagaagctgtggctgctccatccctggaagtgtccaaggccaggttggagcaacctgggagagtggaaggtgtccctacccttggcagggggtggagtgggatgatctttaaggtccttcaaacccaaaccagtctggaattCTTTTATCTGGAATTCTTTTATCTGCCTCCTCAGCATCCCAGGGCCATCCCAAGGCTGGGCTTCAATCCCAGACAGCAGGACATTGATCTCCAAGGGCTGTTTTGGCTCCAGAGCTCTGTTTATCCGGCCTGTCCCGGGTGCTGCAGGGGGAGAATCCCCACCTTGGCCTCTCCCTCGCGTCTCCcgcttttcctgctgctgtttttcccttttcctcctctcctctccaaagCTGGAGCCCCCCTGACCCCTtctcctgtctccctgcagGACCCTCAGCCCCAGAGCAAGAAGCTGAGGAcggagagctgggagaggagcgTGGGCAAACTCAACAGCAAGGCCCAGCTGGCTGGGCTGGTGTCCCTGAGGAAGCAGAAGGCGGATCCAGCCCTGGAAAACGGGATGAAGAGCCAAAACACCGGTACCTGCCCCAGGCTGGGCCCTCAGGGGAGGCTCTGGCAGCTCCCAAAGGGGGGTTTGGCTCTGTTTTCAGAGCTTGGGGTGAAGCTCTTGGTGGGAGAACTGGGGGCTGTCCGTGCTTCCAAGGGTTTTCCCGGCTCCTTCCGGGCTCCTGGCGCCGAGCCACGGCCTTGGGGGCTGATTGTCGGGGCACAGATGGGACCCTGGGAGCGTCACAACAGCAGGATAAGGGCTGGGAAAGCGGGAGGGTTGCTTTGGTTCGGGGGCCTGCTGATAAATCCTGGGAAACCAGGGGAGTTGGGAAGCTTTTGGGGGcggaaaacaggctgagaggCTTCCCAGCACCCAGAGAGCCAGAGGAtccctggatttggggagggatgggatggattcattggtgctgggctgggtgaTCCTGAGCCTTTGGCTTAGGGAGTCCCTCTGTGGGATCCCtgaggggggatttgggggattctGAGGGGGGATCAGCTCCTAGGGGATCCCTGAGGGGGGTCAGCTCTTGGGGAATTCCTTGAGGGAGATCAGCTCTTGGGGGATTCCtaaggggagatttgggggatCTCTGAGGGGGGATCAGCTCTTGGGGAATCCCTGAGGGAAGATCATCTCTCTATGAGATCCCTGAGGGGGATCAGCTCTCTGTGAGATCCCTGAGGGAAGATCAGCTCTTGGGGGAATCCTTGAGGGGAGATCAGCTCTCTGTGGGATCCCTGAGGAAGGATCAACTCTTGGGGGATCTCTGAGGGGACATTTGGGGGATCTCTGAGGGGGGATCAGCTCTTGGGGGAATTCTtgaggggagatttgggggatCTCTGGGGAGAGATCAGCTCTTGGGGGATCTCTGGGGAGAGATCAAATCTTGGGGGATCCCTGAGGGGGATCAGCTCTTGGGGGGATCCCtgaggggagatttgggggatCCCTGAGAGGGGATCAGCTCTCTGTGGGATCCCTGAGGGGGATCAGCTGTGGAGGGATAAAGGGGTTCACAGACCTTGGGCCAACATTGAGGGGTGTGGAGGCTCCATGTCCACCTGATTTATCCCTGTCATTCCCATCAGGATCAGGCCTGGGGTGAATCCCTGGATGGAGCCTCTGGGATGAGGCCAAGCAGGATGGTGGGATTTGCCATGggggggctgtccctgctggtctctgccctctccctcctctcccaggctcCAGGGGGCTGTCCCTGATGgtcttccctctctccctgctcttccaggCTCGATTCCCACCCCGACCAGCACCTCCACGTCCTCCCTCAGCTTGTTGGGGGCCTACTCGGACAGCGAGGACAGCGAGGACTGAGGAGCCAcctcagcaggatggggatgttcctggatggcagcagctgcccctggagccCCACGTGGAGCTGGAAGCACAGCCTGGGCCCAGGGAATTCCAGGCCAGCTGCTGTTCCCAAATCCTGACCCGCAGTGCCCGCCCTCGCTGCTGGCACACGGAGGAGCTGCTCCCGTGGGAAGGGggtttccctggagcagggatccTGTGGGAAGCCTCTGTGCCCACTCCCAGCATCCAGCCAGCCCGGTgtgtgtcccagccctgctcccaggatgTGTTGGGAAGCACAGGACTCTGCTGTCTCCATCCTGGGGGTGCCCAGGCCCTGTTTTGGGGGCTCACCGACCCTCCCACAGCAGTGAAAGGGACCTCAGAGCTGCCCTTCCCACTGGGATGCAGAGACCAGGTGGGCACTCACCCCTCTGCCACCTCAGGAGGGCCCACCACTCCTTTTTTGTCCCTGGAGCCCAAATCCAGAGTCCTGGAGCTGTGTTGTCCCTGCTCCAAGTGACCCTGAAACCCAAATCCAGAGTCCTGGAGCTGTCATATCCCTGCTCTGAGTGACCCTGAAACCCAAATCCAGAATCCTGGAGCTGTGTTGTCCCTGCTCCGAGTGACCCTGAAACCCAAATCCAGAATCCTGGAGCTGTGTTGTCCCTGCTCCGAGTGACCCTGGACCCCTTTTCTGTCCCTGGAGCCCAAATCCAGTGTCCTTGGACTGTGTTGTCCCTGCTCTGAGTGACCCTGGACCCCTTTTCCATCTCCTGGGGGTCTCAGATCCCACCTTTGTGACTGGatcctgccccccagccccaggggggctgtgtcctgccagcagccccctcccctccctgagcccccccagatGTCCCCAGGAGCTCGGTGACAAACCCCTCCCCGCCCTTCCCCGGCTCCAGCAGCCACAACTCCGGAATAAATTGGATTTGTCAGAGCCAGTTGCTTCCTGATCTTCCAGAGGGTGATTTGTACGTGGGCACCGGGGCGGGTCTTGCCCTTGGGGACCCTCCACCCACCCAACCGGGGGCTCCCCTCATCGAGGCATCCCCTTTGCTAATTGCTGAGCGCTAATTAACCTGCTCTCAGAGTGTTCtggtgggggctggggggccggggggggctggggggcatcagggagAGCCAGGGAGAAAGGCAGCCCCCCCCCAGTCCCAATTAGCATTCCATGCACATTCCCTGTAATTGGCCTCTTCAAACATTAATGAGCCTTGGGCTCGGCCCTGAGCTTTTGGGGGGGGTCAGGACTTGGGGgtccctggctgtgtccccccctcccagACATGTCCTGCTcacccctcccagcaccccctggCACCGCGTGGGACCCCCGGGGAGGGACCCCCCGAGAGGGACCTTTGTTCTGGGGACAATACAAGGGGCATGGCCGGGGggggaccccaaaccccccccccccccccccagtgtgGTGTCTgagccccccaccccaaaccccgGGGCAGAGGGGGCAGCAGAGCCCCCCATACCCCCCTTGATGAGCTCCGCgggagggcagggggtgacCCTGACATTGGGggggctccctgtgccccccaaaccccccggGCTcggtgcccccccccccacgaGCCGTTTCCCCGCCCctcccggggcagccccgggaaCCCGGAGGGGCCGGTGGGGGGGGTCCCTATGGGGGGgtcccagtgacccccccacTTCTCCCACTGTCACACGGCGGGGGGGTCTTTCCCGGTGCCACTCGGGGGTCGCACTGTCACGCGGGGGTCCATCGAGTGATGGGGGGGGATCACCCGTCCCCTCCCGGGGCTGCTCCGCGGGGTCCCGGTGACCCCCCCCTTCTCGCACTGTCACACGGGGGGGGCCTTTCCCGATGCCACCTGGGGGTCCCGGTGCCACTCGGGGGTCCTGGTGCCACTCGGGGGTCCCGGTACCACTCGGGGGTCCCGGTGCCACctggggggtcccggtgccACTCAGGGGTTCCGCTGCCCCCCATCACTCCGTGGGGGGTGAGGATCACCCGTCCCCTCCCGGggtccccccgtgtccccccccggTGGTCTCtcgcccccccctccccgtgccgGTGCCCCCGGCGAGgcgggggctgggggtgggcgcggggggggccggggggctccggTCCGCGCAGCGCGGCGGCGACACAAAGCGgctccggcggcggcggcggcggcggtgggggggtcccggtgggtgccgggggggtcccggggcggtgccgggggggTCCCCGCTGCCGCTCCCCCCGCCATGGCCAAGTGGCTCCGGGAGTACCTGGGCCGGGGGGCCCGGcgctcccccccccgcccgccacAGCCCGACTACAGCGGTACCGGTACCGGGGGtccccccggagccccccccgCCCTCCGCGGCCCCGCAGCCTCCCCCCGGCACCGCCTGGTGCGGgtggggggcgcggggccggggggcggcccccgcaggatggagcaggtaggaccggggggcaccgggggggcaccgggggggcaccggggggaAGCGGCGGCACCGGAGAGGGAGGTGAAAGGATCGGGGGGCAGTGGGacagcgggggggggggggctggggagcgGAAAGGGGGGCACCGGGAGCACCGGGAGCACcgggagcaggagagggggaaCCGGGGGGGGACAGGAGAGGTGGGATTGGGGCACAAGGAGAGAGcggggggctggggagagggcatggggggcagcggggggcACGGAGGGGATGGGGGTGAGATGGGGAAGGGGGGCCGGGGAGAAGGAGCGAGGGAGAAGGAGCGGGGATGGAGAAGCGGGGGGAGCCACGGGGTCGGGGGGAAGGGGGTGAGGGGGGCAATGGGGCACCcagaggggatttgggggcactgggagagcgAACTGGGGGAGCCTGGGGGGGCTGGCGGAGtccctgggagagggggaaggggagaggggtCGGGGGACAAAGGGAGCAGGTGGGAGGGAGCGGGGAAGGGGCTGCGGGCACCCAGcgcggggctcggggggggcCGCGGGGTCCCGGGAGGGCACCCAGGGCACGGGCACCTGCCGGGGGGGGGTCCAGGGAGGTCCCATCCCACCCGGGGCACCCACCGGgccacccccccacccccccagggCCCTGGTGAGAGCGAGTACTCGGAGCCCTTCGAGGGGGAGCAGGACCCCGCGCCCGACGGCGGCTGCGAGGACGAGCCCCCAGGTGGGTGACACCCCCGGCACCCCCAACAACCCCcccggggggggtcccggggtggCTCCCACCGCCCCGTCCCCCCGTCCCCAGGGTGCCCGCGGCAGGGCGAGGGCCGGCGGGGGAGGCCCCGGCGGGGACCGCAACTCTACGACACCCCCTCCGAGGAGTGGGAGGCGGCCGGGGAGGGTCCGGGGGGGCCCCCGGCCCGGGAGAGCCGCCTGCCCCGCGACGACGAGCGCCCGGCGGACGAGTACGACCAGCCCTGGGAGTGGAAGAAGGATCACATCTCCCGGGCGTTCGCAGGTGACGGCGGCCCGGGGGGGCTGGGTGACACCTCGGGGGGCTGGGTGACACCTTGGGAGGGCTGGGTGACACCCCGGGGTCCCCATGGGTACCACCCTGGGGTCCTACATCTCCCATGGGTACCACTCCTGGCTCTCAGTATCCCCCCAGCTCCCATGGGTACCACTCCAGGGTCCCTCAGCTCCTTTGGGTACCACCCTggggtcccacagcccccctgggTACCACCCTGGGGTCCCACAGCTCCCTTGGGTACCACTCCTGGCTGTCAGTATCCCCCCAGCTCCCGTGGGTACCACTCCAGGGTCCCTCAGTTCCTTTGGGTACCACCCTGGGGTCCTACAGCTCCCATGGGTACCACTTCTGGCTCTCAGTATCCCCCCAGCTCCCATGGGTACCACCCCAAGGACCCTCAGCTCCTGTGGGTACCACCCTGGGGTCCTACATCTCCCATGGGTACCACTCCTGGCTCTCAGTATCCCCCCAGCTCCCATGGGTACCACCCCAAGGACCCTCAGCTCCTGTGGGTACCACCCTGGGGTCCTACATCTCCCATGGGTACCACTCCTGGCTCTCAGTATCCCCCTAGCTCCCGTGGGTACCACCCTGGGGTCCCCCAGCTCCAATGGGTACCACCCTGGGGTCCTACATCTCCCGTGGTTGCCACTCCTGGCTCTCAGTATCCCCCCAGCTCCCATGGGTACCACTCTGGGGTCCCCCAGCTCCCATGGGTACCACCCCAAGGACCCTCAGCTCCTGTGGGTACCACCCTGGGGTCCTACATCTCCCGTGGGTGCCACCCCTGGCTCTCAGTatccccccagcccccatgGGTACCACCCCAAGGtcctccagccccacatcccccaGTGCCCACGGGGATGactctgcagccccacagctcccatGGGTGCCTCTCCTGCCCCCCACCATCCTCCAGCACCCCTGGGTACCACCCCAGGGTCCCCCAGCTCCCGTGGGTACCATCCCTGTCCTCCAGCATCCTCCAGTGCCCATGGGGACCACCCCAGAATCCCCCAACCCTTCATCCCAGAGGTGCCATGGGTGCCACTCCTGCCCCCCAGCATCCTCCAGTGCCCACGAGGACCACCCCAGGGTTCCCCCACTCCCACGGGTGCCAATCCTGCCCCTCCAGCATCCTCCAGTGCCCACGGGGACCACCCCAGAATCCCCCAACCCTTTATCCCAGAGATGCCATGGGTGCCACCCCAGGgtccccctgctcccatgggtGCCACTCCTTCCCCCCAGCATCTTCCAGTGCCCACGGGGACCACCCCAGGGTTCCCCCACTCCCATCAGTGCCACACCTACCCCCCAGCATCCTCCAGTGCCCATGGGGACCACCCCAGAATCCCCCAACCCTTCATCCCAGAGGTGCCATGGGTGCCACCCCAGGgtccccctgctcccatgggtGCCACTCCTTCCCCCCAGCATCTTCCAGTGCCCACGGGGACCACCCCAGGGTTCCCCCACTCCCATGAGTGCCTCTCCTGCCCCCCCCAcatcctccagcagcaccccatggtcccccagccccacatccctcAGTGCCCATGGGTGTCACCAACACCCCGTGACCCCCCGATCGCTCCCAGCCCCGGTGCCCACGGGTGGCAATGGGACCCCAGGGAGGGGCAGAGCCCCggtggggacacccctgggccGTCCCTCGGTGGTGTGGCACCAAGaggtgccccctccccagcagcaggcaggggtgGGGTGACCCCCCCTTTGCCCTGCAGTGCAGTTTGAGAGCCCTGAGCGCTCGCCCAGCCTGTCCCGGCAGCTGCCAcggcccccccgggcccccccgggCACCAGGCCGggctgcccccccagcccccggcacGTGGACACCTCGCTGCCCCTGGAGAAGCAGGCGTGAGTCTGGGGGGGCCCTGCCCAGGGGGTGGCATTGGCACCCTGGTGGCACTGCATGGGGTGCAGGAGGCTCTGGGGGGCGGAGGGTCCCCCATGGGTGGGTGGTTATGGGGTGGAGGGTGTCCCATGGCATGGAGAGTGGGTGCCCCATGGTATGGGTGGGTACCCCATGGCATGGAGGGTGCCCCGTGACGGGAGTGGGTCCTCATGGTGTTGGGGGTCCTTTTGGTGGGGTTGGGTGCCCCATGGCAGGGTTGGGTGCCCATGCCATGGTTTGGTGTCCCATGACACGGTTGGCTTCATGATGTGGGAG from the Chiroxiphia lanceolata isolate bChiLan1 chromosome 27, bChiLan1.pri, whole genome shotgun sequence genome contains:
- the SHD gene encoding SH2 domain-containing adapter protein D; protein product: MAKWLREYLGRGARRSPPRPPQPDYSGTGTGGPPGAPPALRGPAASPRHRLVRGPGESEYSEPFEGEQDPAPDGGCEDEPPGCPRQGEGRRGRPRRGPQLYDTPSEEWEAAGEGPGGPPARESRLPRDDERPADEYDQPWEWKKDHISRAFAVQFESPERSPSLSRQLPRPPRAPPGTRPGCPPSPRHVDTSLPLEKQAWYHGPIGRAGAETLLALCREGSFLVRDCETSPDDYSLSLRSSHGFVHVKLTRTREQHFTLGRAGAAFPSVPAAVRHYTARALPVRGARHMALLYPVAVQPP
- the YJU2 gene encoding splicing factor YJU2; translation: MSERKVLNKYYPPDFDPAKIPKLKLPKDRQYVVRLMAPFNMRCKTCGEYIYKGKKFNARKETVQNEVYLGLPIFRFYIKCTRCLAEITFKTDPENTDYTMEHGATRNFQAEKLLEEEEKRLQKEREEEELNNPMKVLENRTKDSKLEMEVLENLQELKELNQRQANVDFEAMLKQYKEYEEEQRRREQEEDEQEMKSMLEQAQNRRLLVDSDSDEEAAKPRPKPAGTNPTDILQEDPQPQSKKLRTESWERSVGKLNSKAQLAGLVSLRKQKADPALENGMKSQNTGSIPTPTSTSTSSLSLLGAYSDSEDSED